The sequence GTAGAAACCAGGGACGAGATAAAGGGCACAATTATATATCCTTCAACTGAATATGTGGATTTAGATAGACTGCCTTTTGCTTATGATATAGAGGAGGATTATAGTAATAGGTATATTTATTATGAGACGTCAAGGGGATGTCCTTTTGGATGCAGCTATTGCCTGTCATCAAGGGATAGAGTTGTGAGGTATGCTGATCTGCAAAAAGTAAAAGAGGACCTCTATAAGATAGCCTCATCCAATGTTGAGGTTGTCAAGTTGGTGGATAGGTCCTTTAATTGTGACGTGAAAAGAGCTGTAGAGATCTTTAATATCATACGTGAACTGCCCAGAAATGTGGTGTTCCACTGCGAAGTAAATCCAGAGCTGGTTTCCGATGAATTTATAGACGCTGTAAAAGGCCTTGAACACAGGTTGCAGTTTGAAGCGGGCTTGCAAACTACCAACCCTGACTCGCTGAAAGCCATAAACAGAAGTCCTCGTGTAGATAAAGCTCTTTACGGGATAAAGCGGCTGGTGGATACGGGTATAAAGGTTCACGCTGATTTGATTGCGGGGTTGCCCTACGATACCTATGAGACTTTTTCCAGGTCTTTTGATGACCTCTATGTGTGTGGGCCTGATGAAATACAGCTGGGATTTCTCAAGTTGCTTAAAGGTACGCCTCTAAGGGATATGGCTGAGGAATACGGAATGGTCTACAGGTCTCAGCCGCCATATGAGATTCTCTACAATAAATGGATGAGCTATGAAGATCTCTGTGCGCTAAAAGGCGTCGAAGCCCTTGTAAACAAGTATTACAATACGGGTAGTTTTAAATACACCTTAGATTATTGTGTATCTCGATGTAAAAGTCCTTTTGCTTTTTATGAGGATTTTAGTCGCTTCTGGACAGCTAAGGGTTACTACGGCAAAAATTTATCCCTTGTAAATCATTATAGGTTGCTGTATGAATATCTCCAGGACTGTATTTATAATGACGAAAAGAGGTTTAACAAGAGCTTCATTGATGATATAATTAAGTTTGATTACATGTTAAAAAATAATACCACGTCACTGCCTGACTTCATGAATCTAAATGCAGACAAAAAAGATAGGGAGTACATTAAGGCCATTTTAAGGGACAAAAAATGGCTTGAAAAAAA is a genomic window of Caldanaerobius fijiensis DSM 17918 containing:
- a CDS encoding B12-binding domain-containing radical SAM protein — translated: MKVLLIALNARYFHTNPAVRILAEYCKGEDIDIQYQEYTINDNRDYVLEQIALYNSDVVGFSCYIWNIEFVLYLCENLKKIRPGVKIVLGGPEVSYGAEELLSRYDFIDFIVAGEGEESFKRLLEDMAHGDVETRDEIKGTIIYPSTEYVDLDRLPFAYDIEEDYSNRYIYYETSRGCPFGCSYCLSSRDRVVRYADLQKVKEDLYKIASSNVEVVKLVDRSFNCDVKRAVEIFNIIRELPRNVVFHCEVNPELVSDEFIDAVKGLEHRLQFEAGLQTTNPDSLKAINRSPRVDKALYGIKRLVDTGIKVHADLIAGLPYDTYETFSRSFDDLYVCGPDEIQLGFLKLLKGTPLRDMAEEYGMVYRSQPPYEILYNKWMSYEDLCALKGVEALVNKYYNTGSFKYTLDYCVSRCKSPFAFYEDFSRFWTAKGYYGKNLSLVNHYRLLYEYLQDCIYNDEKRFNKSFIDDIIKFDYMLKNNTTSLPDFMNLNADKKDREYIKAILRDKKWLEKNIPELAGRPMADILKCVTFEKFYHNVPESDESVSKYVVFIHGLGKSRYVSIHCNQEV